A genomic window from Dechloromonas sp. A34 includes:
- a CDS encoding HlyD family secretion protein, giving the protein MNRSRLGKTLVFALLAVSAAGLGYILYQQRPAGLPSGFASGNGRLEAIEVDVATKISGRLSAVLSREGDMVAAGDVVARLDADDLRAQLRMAEAQVEQGQRALDQTRAGVRKSASDVKLAGKSLKRSEDLVGRGFISRSKLDTDQTGMDGAQAGLAQAQSRVGEADAAVAAAEARVESFKVNLNDTALRAPIGGRVLYRLAEPGEVLGAGGKALTLLDLSDMYMTIYLPTEKAGQVALNSEARLLLDALPGQVIPASVSFVAAKAQFTPREVETRSEREKLMFRLKVKADPAWLAAHRDLAKGGMPGVAYVRFDAKAAWPANLQVDGK; this is encoded by the coding sequence ATGAACCGTTCTCGTCTTGGTAAAACGCTGGTTTTTGCCCTTTTGGCTGTGTCAGCCGCCGGCCTCGGCTACATCCTTTATCAGCAGCGTCCGGCTGGCTTGCCGAGTGGTTTTGCCTCGGGCAACGGGCGGCTGGAGGCCATCGAGGTCGATGTCGCGACCAAGATTTCCGGCCGCCTGAGTGCTGTCCTGTCGCGCGAAGGCGACATGGTCGCAGCCGGCGACGTCGTGGCCAGGCTGGATGCCGACGATCTGCGCGCCCAACTGCGGATGGCCGAAGCACAGGTCGAGCAGGGCCAGCGGGCGCTCGATCAGACGCGGGCCGGCGTGCGCAAGTCGGCGAGCGACGTGAAGCTGGCCGGCAAAAGCCTGAAGCGCTCGGAAGATCTGGTCGGCCGGGGTTTTATCAGCCGCAGCAAGCTGGATACCGACCAGACCGGCATGGATGGCGCGCAGGCCGGCCTGGCCCAGGCGCAAAGCCGGGTCGGCGAGGCTGATGCCGCAGTGGCCGCCGCCGAGGCCAGGGTCGAAAGCTTCAAGGTGAACTTGAACGACACCGCGCTCCGGGCGCCGATCGGCGGTCGGGTGCTTTACCGGCTGGCCGAGCCGGGCGAGGTTCTGGGGGCTGGCGGCAAGGCGCTGACCCTGCTCGATCTGTCCGATATGTACATGACGATTTACCTGCCGACCGAGAAGGCCGGGCAGGTGGCGCTCAACAGCGAGGCCCGCCTCCTGCTCGATGCCCTGCCCGGGCAGGTGATTCCGGCCAGCGTCAGCTTCGTGGCCGCAAAGGCGCAATTCACGCCGCGCGAAGTCGAAACCCGAAGCGAGCGCGAGAAGCTGATGTTCCGTCTCAAGGTCAAGGCCGATCCGGCCTGGCTGGCAGCACACCGCGATCTGGCCAAGGGCGGCATGCCGGGCGTCGCCTATGTCCGGTTCGATGCCAAGGCAGCCTGGCCGGCCAACCTGCAGGTCGACGGAAAGTAG
- a CDS encoding hydrogenase maturation protease: MNAAVVVFAVGNPSRGDDAIGPLLLERLGGWLDDEGLAGQFELIEDFQLQIEHALDLGGRRLALFIDAGAGTPGPYTFRRIAPATGIAHTTHELPPEAVLQVYRQTEGAEPPPAFVLCVRGEQFELGEPLTAAATAGLEGAWQLLTELCRKSVLTEWERAALA, translated from the coding sequence GTGAACGCAGCGGTTGTCGTCTTCGCCGTCGGTAATCCCAGCCGCGGCGACGACGCCATCGGGCCGCTGTTGCTCGAGCGGCTGGGTGGTTGGCTGGATGACGAGGGGCTGGCCGGGCAATTCGAACTGATCGAGGATTTCCAGCTGCAGATCGAGCACGCCCTCGATCTGGGCGGGCGCCGGCTGGCCCTGTTCATCGATGCCGGCGCCGGCACCCCGGGACCCTACACCTTCCGGCGCATCGCACCGGCTACCGGCATCGCCCACACCACGCACGAACTGCCACCGGAGGCGGTGCTCCAGGTCTATCGCCAAACCGAAGGCGCCGAGCCACCGCCGGCCTTCGTGCTCTGCGTGCGCGGTGAGCAATTCGAGCTCGGCGAGCCGTTGACGGCTGCAGCTACTGCCGGCCTCGAAGGCGCCTGGCAACTGTTGACCGAACTCTGCCGGAAATCCGTACTGACGGAATGGGAGCGGGCAGCGCTGGCTTAG